The proteins below come from a single Miscanthus floridulus cultivar M001 chromosome 1, ASM1932011v1, whole genome shotgun sequence genomic window:
- the LOC136488263 gene encoding zealexin A1 synthase, which translates to MEDKVLLAVAVVALVAVLSKLKSLLVTKPKLNLPPGPWTLPLIGSMHHLVSNPLPYRAMRDLAHKHGPLMMLWLGEVPTLVVSSPEAAQAITKTHDVAFADRHINSTVDILTFNGMDLVFGTYGEQWRQLRKLCVLELLSASRVQSFQRIREDEVARFMRSLAASAGAGATVDLSKMISSFINDAFVRESIGSRCKYQEEYLDALDTAIRVSAELSVANIFPSSRLLQSLSTAPRKAMACRDEMARILGQIIRETREAMDRGDKASNESMISVLLRLQKDAGLPIELTDDIVMALMFDLFGAGSDTSSTTLTWCMTELIRYPGTMAKAQAEVRETFKGKTTITEDDLARANLSYLKLVLKEALRLHCPVPLLIPRKCRETCQVMGYDIPKGTCVFINVWAICRDPRYWEDAEEFKPERFENTNLDYKGTYYEYLPFGSGRRMCPGANLGVANMELALASLLYHFDWKLPSGEEPKDVDVWEAAGLVGKKNTGLILHPVSRFAPVNA; encoded by the exons ATGGAGGACAAGGTTCTCCTCGCCGTGGCCGTGGTGGCGTTGGTCGCCGTACTCTCCAAGCTCAAGTCGTTACTCGTCACCAAGCCGAAGCTGAACCTGCCCCCAGGGCCATGGACACTGCCGTTGATAGGCAGCATGCACCACCTCGTCAGCAACCCGCTGCCGTACCGGGCGATGCGCGACCTGGCGCACAAGCACGGGCCGCTCATGATGCTGTGGCTGGGCGAGGTGCCCACGCTGGTGGTGTCGTCGCCCGAGGCCGCGCAGGCGATCACCAAGACGCACGACGTCGCGTTCGCCGACCGTCACATCAACAGCACTGTCGACATACTCACCTTCAACGGCATGGATCTGGTGTTCGGGACCTACGGCGAGCAGTGGCGCCAGCTCCGCAAGCTCTGCGTGCTGGAGCTGCTGAGCGCATCGCGCGTGCAGTCGTTCCAGCGCATCCGTGAGGACGAGGTGGCGCGGTTCATGCGGAGCCTCGCCGcgtccgccggcgccggcgccaccgTCGACCTGTCCAAGATGATCTCTAGCTTCATCAACGATGCCTTCGTCAGGGAGTCCATCGGCAGCCGGTGCAAGTATCAGGAGGAGTACCTGGATGCCTTGGACACTGCCATCCGGGTGTCGGCGGAGCTAAGCGTGGCTAACATCTTCCCGTCATCTAGGCTGTTGCAGAGTCTTAGCACGGCGCCACGCAAGGCGATGGCGTGCCGCGACGAGATGGCGCGCATCCTCGGCCAGATCATCCGCGAGACCAGGGAAGCCATGGACCGGGGTGACAAGGCTTCAAACGAGAGCATGATCTCTGTCCTGCTCAGGCTGCAGAAGGACGCCGGCTTGCCCATCGAGCTCACCGACGACATCGTCATGGCGCTCATGTTT GACTTGTTTGGCGCGGGCAGCGACACCTCGTCGACGACGCTGACCTGGTGCATGACAGAGCTGATCCGGTACCCGGGCACGATGGCCAAAGCGCAGGCAGAGGTCCGGGAGACCTTCAAGGGGAAGACCACCATCACGGAGGACGACCTGGCGAGGGCAAACCTTAGCTACCTCAAGCTGGTGTTGAAGGAAGCGCTCAGGCTGCACTGTCCGGTGCCGCTCCTGATCCCACGCAAATGCCGCGAGACGTGCCAGGTCATGGGCTACGACATCCCTAAGGGCACATGCGTGTTCATCAACGTCTGGGCCATCTGTAGGGACCCTAGGTACTGGGAAGATGCTGAGGAATTCAAGCCGGAGCGGTTCGAGAACACCAACCTAGACTACAAAGGGACATACTACGAGTACCTCCCGTTCGGGTCTGGCCGTCGGATGTGCCCGGGAGCAAACCTTGGAGTGGCCAACATGGAGCTTGCACTGGCCAGCCTTCTGTACCACTTCGATTGGAAGCTGCCAAGCGGAGAGGAGCCTAAGGATGTCGATGTCTGGGAGGCCGCAGGACTGGTTGGAAAGAAAAACACAGGCCTGATTTTGCACCCTGTCAGCCGCTTTGCTCCGGTTAATGCCTAA
- the LOC136536856 gene encoding uncharacterized protein isoform X2, whose translation MDRNSRRSKGVGYIEFYDVMSVPMAIALSGQPLLGQAVMVKPSEAEKNLVQSNATSGGAASGGARKLYVGNLHSNITEDQLRQVFEPFGQVEIVQLPLDPMTGLCKGYGFIQFARLEDAKAAQSLNGQLDIAGRVIKVSAVTDHMGVQASGATTGDLDDDEGGGLALNASSRAALMLKLDRSGTATSLTGGIGAAGVALPATSVIGAPGAASLLSPTVAVVGSVPGAPVLPVTTQNVIMSTPTEFLLLKNMFDPALETDPDFDLDIRDDVQDECSKFGAVKHIFVDKNTAGFVYLQFDSVSAAAKAQQALHGRWFAGKMITATFMSAQEYSTKFPNL comes from the exons GTACATTGAGTTTTACGATGTTATGTCTGTTCCAATGGCAATTGCTCTGTCTGGTCAACCGCTGCTTGGTCAAGCAGTGATGGTTAAGCCATCTGAGGCTGAAAAGAACTTAGTTCAGTCAAATGCGACATCAGGTGGTGCGGCTTCAGGTGGAGCAAGAAAGTTGTATGTTGGCAATCTTCACTCAAATATTACTGAAGACCAATTGAGACAG GTATTTGAACCATTTGGGCAAGTGGAGATTGTACAGCTTCCTCTAGATCCAATGACTGGATTGTGCAAAGGTTATGGTTTTATTCAG TTTGCACGGCTTGAAGATGCAAAAGCTGCACAGAGCTTGAATGGGCAGCTTGATATCGCCGGCAGAGTTATTAAG GTTTCAGCTGTTACTGATCATATGGGAGTGCAAGCTAGTGGAGCAACTACTGGAGATTTAGATGATGATGAAGGTGGAGGCTTG GCACTAAATGCAAGCTCCAGAGCTGCTCTTATGCTCAAATTGGACAGGAGTGGTACTGCAACCAG CTTAACTGGTGGTATTGGTGCTGCTGGAGTGGCTTTACCAGCTACATCAGTTATTGGGGCTCCAGGAGCTGCTTCTCTTCTATCACCAACAGTTGCTGTTGTTGGATCAGTTCCTGGGGCACCTGTGCTTCCTGTCACCACTCAGAATGTGATCATGTCTACACCTACAGAATTCTTGTTGCTTAAAAACATGTTTGACCCAGCGTTGGAG ACGGATCCTGATTTTGACTTGGATATTAGAGATGATGTCCAAGATGAATGTTCCAAGTTTGGTGCAGTGAAGCATATTTTTGTTGACAA AAATACTGCAGGCTTTGTGTATCTGCAGTTCGATAGTGTGTCTGCAGCAGCGAAGGCCCAACAAGCACTTCATGGAAGATGGTTCGCGGGAAAGATGATTACAGCGACATTTATG TCCGCTCAGGAGTACAGTACGAAGTTCCCAAACTTGTGA